AAAAGGTGctaaaacaatttgaaacaagAGAATGTCAGATATTCGGGGTTTCTGGTAGCCACCTTTGAtatctattttgttttttattacatCTTtgataatttcttcttcttctttgcggATTTCTTCCTTCGATCGTCTGTTTTTGCCCTTTTCTTTGGCTCTGTTCAATAGCCCCTGTTGCCTAGCAATCTCAGTAGCTTGTATTCGATATTTTGGCATAGTTGCTAGGTAGTTGATAGCTTCATTGTAGCTAGTCCGCCAGCTGAAGAACTAAAACATGAAATGGCAAATTTAAACTTACAGTTTTAACTTTTGAGAACCCTTtaacctttatttttaaaagtgtgtagagacaataacttggtccttaacacaaataagaccaaggagcttatagtgaaCTATAGAAGGAATAAATCCAGCTCTTGCTTACCATAAgtcatcataaaagaggacctgacctggggcacttatattgcagcactggtcaaaagggcccagcagagattatattacctgagacttctcaggaaacaacaactgaatgaaaaactgctggtggccttctactgctgcaccacatagagtattttaacttactgcatctgtgtatggtttgccaattgcacggTGGCAGAGAGGACAGCACTCTAGAGGGTcaatgtcattgcccagaggatcattggttgtcctctcccctctttggaagagctttatagctcccactgccttaagaaagtttaaaacattcttaaagatccatctcatcctgggcaccctttctttgaactattaccatctggcagatggtacaggataataaaaacaaggataaataggctgaaaaacagtttctatcccagggcaataaccatattgaattctacgatATAGtacaatatcgggttttcaatttcaattgtatagaatgcaaaggatgtatgtatgtgtttttatttttatagttataatgtacactgaagatggcatttaatttcgttgtaccatgtgcaatgacaataaagtaaactaactattTTTCACATACTACTACTTGGTCTAAATATAAAATTCACTTTGTTAAGTGTCTTTTTGCCTGTATAAGTACAACCTTGTTCATTTTGTCTTTTCTGAAATTCATGCAATTTTTAAGGAAATCAAATGCATTATTTTCATGTGCTACTTGCTTGTGTTTTTATAACAATCTCTTTTTGTTCAAACATGTATAGACAGTCCTCACCAGGCTGAATTGCAGTCATGATctgagaattacctgtatgcgAACTTTTATGTTTAATCATGTCATaacaaaaaataaagagatatgtaGATTGATCTGTGGCTTTATGAATACAGAAGTTCAATATTAATAAATGACACAATTCCCAATATGTGGCAAGTCTATATACCAAAttacaacttacgaccacaattgagccccaaaaaagggcctctggtggctcagcagactaagtctgtctgttattaacacagctgcttgcaattactgcaagttcaagtcccaccaggcccaaggttgactcagccttccatcctttataaggtaggtaaaatgaggacccagattgttgggggcaataaaagttgacgttgtatataatatacaaatggatgaagactattgcttaacactgtgtaagccgccctgagtcttcggagaagggcgggatataaattcaaattaaaaaatttttttaaaaaaaattatgttgctaagtgaaatagttAAGtgtattttgccccattttacaacctttcttggcacagttgttaggtgaatcactgcagttgttaaattagtaacacagttgctaagtgaatttggcttccccactgatgttgatagtcagaaggttgcaagaagTGATCACATGCcacccccagaacactgcaaccatcataaatatgagttgtcaAGCAAATTTTGTGACTtctgtgaattttgatcatgtgatcatggggaggctATAATGACCATTAgtgttatgtcacttttttcattgccgttgtaacttctaatggtcactgaatgaactcttgtaaattgaggactacctgtatgcactgTGTCTCAACCAAGGTAAACCTGCACAAGAACAATGTTTAAAACTTTACAAGCTTTATTGCTTACTGTTTAAATTTAGGAAGAAAAACACTTAGCATATTTACCTTCCCCTACTGAGCTGTAGCATAAAGAGAGAAGTAACCAATTACCTCTTCCCCATGCAGGCTCCCCACACAATGGGCTCTAGAgtcgaagtccgccaggcttaaagttgcccaggttggagacccctgctctagagagaaGGTATTTTCCTCACCTCCACCCTCCAATAGAAGTGGAATTCTGGATCCAATACTTTGTATGTCCAAACTAAAGAAGAATATGGGACCAGATAGAATATAAGCATGCAGTACTTACCTGAAATATAGAAATGGCACAAACAGTGACAAGAATCACTATTCTGACATCCACCTTGGGTGCCAATCTTCTAGAATAATAGTGATAGTAATGGCTGTAATACTCCTCAGGATGATCCAGCATATAATCATAATCCTTACGAGTTTCTTCATCCTGAAAAAGCGATTggcagttttttaaatgtggaaatatttcatttcagaaggaaagaaaaggtgtATGTCGGTGTAAGTAAATGCTTTTTAATGTACTTTTTATGGCAATTATATACCTGGCTTTGCTGATTTAGAAATTAAACTATCAAAACAAATTAATTATattcaaataaaaatgcaataaaacaaaacaactaaGAAAGCTGAATTTAAACAAAGCAATACATTTACTTTCACacacaaatgaaaaaaatattacataCTTTCAGAATAACATGATAACTCCATGACTGAATTGTGTCCTTAGGTAAGACAAGGGTCCCAATTTTGTTGACTAGAGGACATACATATGTTTTTGATAAGATGCCACTGATACTTTCACAAATGTCTGGCAAGGAAAAGTTTGGTCATTCATAAAATGACTGCAATAAACAACATGATCGATCACAAATTATATCTGAACGCTTCCTTCCATTCCATGTAGCCTTCCTGAAGGATACTCTTTACCACCCTTGTTTataattgtctttttttcccccaagagacTTCTAGCCAAGCTACTGGTCTCTAACCATCCAtcacttttattttctaaaataaaatgtttattttttcttgaatAAAGGAAAGCACTACTCTTCAATTCACTTGCTTTGAAGATTTTTAGTAACTTGAGTCACACAACTCAGAAATCCTCTTCAATTTCTTCACACATTACTTATAGTGATTAGTTCGATTAGACAACATCATGTTACTGTTTTTTTTTGTCCATACTGAAATTAATGAACGAATGCCCTCAAAATATTCAATGTACTGAAAGGATAGAGAAATTATTGAGCATCTGCTAACAGTTTCCTAAGCTTTCCATTGCAGTTATTTGGATGAAGATCAGAAATACTCCTGTTTGTCTACTCATTGATCAACTTATTATTTCTCATCCTGATGCAAATTAAAAGGATTTGTCCCAAACTTCACATACCAAAGAGGGCTGGTTTTGAAAGAACTGAAACTTCTCTACTCTTGCACCTAACAACTAAACAGATGTACCCCCTTTATGTTCAAGAGTAAATGAAACAGAGAAGATGCTTGCTAAAAACTGAATGCAAGGTAAAGATTGCTCCTTTTTACAACAAATCTCAACATCACGTCCTTTATAGAAAGGCTGCTAAATACTGAGGGAAGCAAACAAATACACAAAACACTAAAATTTCACAATCATCCAGATTTTTATGGCCCAGAAAGTGAAAAGCCCTGTTTTAGAGATACTTTAGAAGAGATATAAGAGATAAAGGatagaaaatttatttataaagatCAGACCACCACCATTCATCTTGATAACTTCCCCAAATATGATTGACAGTTACTCTTTactcatttcaatttttttaaaagtctcttTTGGAGATGGAAAATGTTGAATATGGGACTTGCTTTTTGTCATGTCACACATTAAGTAGGACTGGAGAAATTCCATCATAAAGCTATGACCCACCCAGTGTTGAATTCATCTTAAAAGAGGGAACAGAGATATTTCTGCTAAAATTGGGTcctaaataaaactttttaaatacatatatgacaactattgtatttttatagtcCTCAAAGTCAAACATTACCTATATTTAATCATTCAAAAGATTCTTTACTAGTTTAAGTCCTTCATGGACTGGTTTGCAATAATCTAACATGGCTGAAAGTTTTTCTTAAAACATTCTCAGTCCCTATCAAACATTTTGAATGGAAAAACTTATAAAttgtattaaaaaatacaattgaagTTGGGGAGAAAAAGTAAAATTCATAGTTTTATTTGGATTTCAGCCTATTAAGAAGGCACATTTTAATATATGATAAAAATTAGAAGATCCTCAACTGGGCTTTTggagacttttaaaaataatgctcatagctcattttttttttcaaatcctgTCAAGTTCAAGGGATTTTTTTATATAAGCTAATTCAATTTATTGGAAATTAACGATGTTACTGACTCTCTGCATTCTGTCCACTGCCTGGTGCAATCTAAAGAGCTACTTTAGGTTCACCCATGAATCCTGGCATATCACCAAATGTGATACCCTACACTTGGTTCTTTTTAAGTCACAAATCTCTTGCTGCATAAAGTTTAGAGGACAGGGTTACTCTGACACCTAAATTGCTTGTTTACATGAGTATACCTTTTGAACACGCatatatagcagtggtgggattataCAATGTCTCTAGGACATCTCCAATTTATGACAATTGTTGTTCATTGTTAGGAAGTATCTACTTCTAGTCAATAATCTCTCTCAAAAGCCCTCTTCTTTGAAATTCTGCTTCTTTTGAAGTTTGGGGATAAAACAACACATAACCTTATATTAGAAGTGTTGACACTACTAAAGTACATGGAACGCTTTAAACACCTGCATGATGTGATGTGTTATTTCCCATTTCAAATCCTAATGCTGACATTTCAAATATTCAGAACATAGAAAAGTCTCAaagggttttaattttaaaagtcttCTGCAGGATCCCTTCCTGTCTCATGTTCTAAGAATACGAAAACTGCGGTGTTGAGACAATCCAAAGATTTGTCTAGTCCAGAAGTTATTTGTTACCGCTGCTAGACAAATACTCCTCAAAGCCCGcaagtatagttcaaaagaatccATCTTCCCTTCTTGTTGTCCCTAAAAGATGGCAccaaatatagatagtcctcgatttacaacagttcatttagtgaccattcagttataatggcgctgaaaaaaagtgagttatgaccctttttcacacttatgattgttgcagcatccccatggtcacacgatttacattcggatgcttgacagctgactcacaatTATGACAGCTGcggtgtcccagagtcatattttgtgaccttcttctgacaagcaaagtcaatagggaaaccagattcacttaacagccatgttgctaatttaagaattgtggtgattcacttaacaaatatggcgagaaaagtcgtaaaatgggacaaaactcacttaacaaatttctcacttagcaaaataaatttggggctcgaatgcagtcgtaaatcgaggaccacctgtttACTGCTTCTAATGCAGGAAGGTTCCATTTAACTGCCAAATCCGATtgtcccaagaggcaactggacttccttgtttttctttgaagacgttttgcttttcagccaagaagcttcttccgctctgacaggatggtggggaatggaagcacTTCAAGATGGTTttggattagattagaattctttattggtcaagtgtgattggacacacaagtaatttgtctctgGAGGGCAGAGGGACACAAAACATTATTTCTAATAAACTCATGTTGGATAATTGAGAGAGCCAAAGATTTATACTTCTTGAAGACAACTGGTCATCCagtcaaggagtataaatccttccattcctcaccatccagtcagagctgcttcttggatgagaagccaaaacgtcttcagagaaaaacaagaaagtccagttgcctcttcggGGGAGgggaaagcccctttgggacaaccatgacctggagcaggtgtctccaaccttggcaactttaagcctggaggacttcaagttccagaattccccagccacctttgctggctggggaattctgggtgttgaagtgctccaggcttaaagttgccaaggttggagacatctgacctggatgactgagaatctccgtagacatttgcCAAAGTCGATGTCTTTCAATAGGACTTTTCCTTGAAGaagcccttttttttttagccaaagcAGGACAAATTTCTTGAGTATCCTAGCTGACCAATATGGGGAAAGCAAGACTGCTGGATCAGAAAGGACTTGTAACCTGATGCAACAgagctccctctctctctctctttttaaaattttgactTTAAGTAACCTTTCCTAATTTGACACCTGTGGGTCTGCCTAGCCCTGGCATCACTCCATTAACACGGCACTACACTTtgcatcatccccagccagcccGTGCAAGCACAGCGATTAGGGACGACCTGCAAttaaaatatctatatctatatctatatatatcatcCTAAGGAAATACTCCAGAGGCCCAAGCAACCAAGGCCACTTCCATTCGGAGTCCTCCCGTCGGCTTCAGCCATTCCTGTCCCCCCCAACAGCTGCTCCATCCTCTCTCAAGGCGACCGGCGGGAGGAGGCGCGCGTTCGCAGAAGGGGGGAGGGTgccgggaggggggagggtgcCGGGAGGGGGGGTCTTACCGGAGGCATCCGCCCAGGCCGGCAGGAGGGAGGGGGCGGTCCCGGCCCCGCTCTCTCACCTTGAGGGTCTCGTAGGCGGTAGCGATGAGCAGGAATTTCTCCTGAGCGGTCTCGGCTCCTTTGCCATCCCGATCGGGTTTCCGCTGCCGATCCGGATGGTAACGCAAAGCCAGCTGCCGGTAAGCCCGGGCGATTTCAGCCTTGCTGGCATCGCGGCTGACCCCGAGCACGTCGTAGCACACCAGCTTGCCGCAATACAAGCCTTCCACCAGGGCTTCCACCGGCCGCGGGCACAGGCACAGGCACTGGAGGGCCCACACCAACAGCGGCCAGTGTCCCGGCCGCCACCGAAAACGGCCCCGGGAGTTCCCCAGCGGTGTCGGCGCCGCCGCCATCGCCGCGGTCGCTCCCGGGAGCCTTTGCCGTCGGGCTTCGCGCGCGAGACGGCCGCAACCTCCACCGCGCGCCTCGccgcctttcccccacccccccgccccgcccgccggccggccggccggccgcagcagcagcagcactagCCTAAGGGCGGGGCCAGAACGTTTGGACGTGGACAAAGCGAATGGGGCTTGGCAAAGCCGCCACCTTACGTTCCCCGAGCCGCCCCGGCGTCAAAAGGGAATGGTCGGGAAGGAGGAACAATCAGCCAATCGAAGAGCGGAAGGGAGGAGATCGGCAGGCGAGGCTGGCCGAGATGGGAAGCCCGCACGGCAAAAGGAGAGGTTGAAGACGCGTTGGGAGGTGGGCGGGACGCGAGGGGGGGCGGGAATAGAGCAACCCGAGCGGGCCAATGGAAACGAACGGGTGGAGTTCAGAGGGAGATGCCTACGGCCTAGGAGCGACACGTGGAGCCTGCTTAGCCAATAGCTGGGAGAGAAAACCTGCGAGCTCCAAGATGAAAGAACCAAAATCAATTGTATATAAAATGATGCGCCCAAGAATGTgggcagtgttttttttttaaataattgatcGGATTGTGTTGACTCTTAAGGATCACTTAGCTACATTTTCTCCAAGATGACTGACGGACCGTCTAATTTCAGCATACAGATTGAATAAACGACAGTATACAGCTTTGTCTCATTTTCTGCGCAGACTGGCTTCTGGTTTCTGCATGAGAACAATGAGATATTCTCGGATTCCCATTGCACGGCTTGACACGTCTACACCATCAAAAGGCCTTTCTATACTCAATGGGCACATATTAACCTTGATTTTAGTATccgttgtctttcttaattatccaGCACGCAATATTAGAAATGCTTTGTGTCCCTCTACCCATCGGagttaaattccttgtgtgtccaatcgcacttggccaatagagaattctaatctaatctaatctcatCTTGAAAATTGGGCTTCTCCCTTTCTATGCATGACTATTTTGCATTGGGTGATTCTAAGCATTATTTGGCTTGCAGGTAGAAATTATGTATGCACACTCCGCTGAGTTtcctttctttggtattggtaTATAGACTGATGTCTTCTAATCTGTTGGCCACTTTGCTGCTCACTAGACATGGCATACTTTGGTTGGATCCTTTATAGGTTCCTGTTTTGTTACTTGTCAGTTCTGAAGATAATTCCATCAATTCCAGAAGCCTTCTGATATTATAATGACTGCAGTGCTAATCTAATCTGATGTTCTAATGCTAAATGTAAGCAAGTGTGTTCCAATGCAACTTGGATGTTGACATCTTTAATCCTTCCACCTTTACGCGATTTTTGTAATCAGTTTCTATCTGTCCATTAGAATCATACAAATTCAAGATGGAACAAATTCAAGACTGTAGTCCAAGATCTTTTGAAAGGGCTTGTTTTTTATGTCTGCTTCCATCTTTAATGTCTTTACAGGTATCATTGTAAAGATGATCAGGTCTGAAACTGTTCTTTCCTGAGATTTTTgtcttttatacctttggtttctcttatttattttttgggccatttccaTGGTTTGTTGTAATATCCAGTTGCTTTCTTCTGCTTTTAGGTCTTTGGCAGTCTCTTTTCACATTCATCCTTAGcaacatttgtatttatttcagaGCTCTAGTTCTCCATCAAGGAAGTTCAAAGCTTCAAAATGATTCCTGATGTCTTCCTTGAAAATGGTAGGTATTATGCCCAAGTTCATATTGTAAAAACAGGTTGGTTTTCTCCTGCTTGACCTTGACTTGGAACTTGCAACATGGGTAGTTCCTGCTTTGTTCTTCAAGCAGCTGCTGACCACATC
This genomic window from Ahaetulla prasina isolate Xishuangbanna chromosome 2, ASM2864084v1, whole genome shotgun sequence contains:
- the DNAJC25 gene encoding dnaJ homolog subfamily C member 25 isoform X2, yielding MPPDEETRKDYDYMLDHPEEYYSHYYHYYSRRLAPKVDVRIVILVTVCAISIFQFFSWRTSYNEAINYLATMPKYRIQATEIARQQGLLNRAKEKGKNRRSKEEIRKEEEEIIKDVIKNKIDIKGGYQKPRISDILLFQIVLAPFYLCKYIGWYFWWIYCFNIKRQEYGEEEKLYIIRKYMKMSQSQFDTLEDHQRESFLDRQLWIKENYELYKQEQEEELKKKMAMDPRWKRYRRWMRNEGPGRLTFIDD
- the DNAJC25 gene encoding dnaJ homolog subfamily C member 25 isoform X1; translation: MAAAPTPLGNSRGRFRWRPGHWPLLVWALQCLCLCPRPVEALVEGLYCGKLVCYDVLGVSRDASKAEIARAYRQLALRYHPDRQRKPDRDGKGAETAQEKFLLIATAYETLKDEETRKDYDYMLDHPEEYYSHYYHYYSRRLAPKVDVRIVILVTVCAISIFQFFSWRTSYNEAINYLATMPKYRIQATEIARQQGLLNRAKEKGKNRRSKEEIRKEEEEIIKDVIKNKIDIKGGYQKPRISDILLFQIVLAPFYLCKYIGWYFWWIYCFNIKRQEYGEEEKLYIIRKYMKMSQSQFDTLEDHQRESFLDRQLWIKENYELYKQEQEEELKKKMAMDPRWKRYRRWMRNEGPGRLTFIDD